The proteins below come from a single Xyrauchen texanus isolate HMW12.3.18 chromosome 3, RBS_HiC_50CHRs, whole genome shotgun sequence genomic window:
- the LOC127622959 gene encoding NAD-dependent malic enzyme, mitochondrial-like isoform X2, with product MLSRLSTSVRPCVSVCRWVHTKEKGKPLMLNPRTNKGMAFTLKERQILGIHGLLPPKIETQDTQAMRFQKNLKKMSDPLQKYIYLMGIQERNERLFYRVLMEDIEALMPIVYTPTVGLACTQYGHIFRRPKGLFISIKDQGHIRSILENWPETTVKAVVVTDGERILGLGDLGVYGMGIPVGKLCLYTACAGIRPESCLPVCIDVGTDNETLLRDPFYMGLYQRRDRSQRYDDLIDEFMEAVVEKYGQDTLIQFEDFGNHNAFRFLKKYREKYCTFNDDIQGTASVALAGLLAAQRVVGKPITEHKVLFLGAGEAALGIANLIVMAMMELGVSQADARKKIWMFDKYGLLVKGRAYETDGNQEGFVHADPGDVKSFLEAVNVIKPTAIIGVSGAGRLFTHDVIKAMGSLNERPIIFALSNPTAKAECTAEDAYSLTQGRCLFASGSPFAPVSLEDGRILTPGQGNNAYIFPGVALAVILSGVRHISDTIFLEAAKTLADQLTDEELSQGRLYPPLSNIREVSLQMAVKVVQYVYSNGMAFRYPEPLDKEAYVRSIVWNTHYDSFVPDVYSWPGVSFSPIVD from the exons GGCATGGCGTTCACTCTGAAGGAGCGACAGATTTTGGGCATTCATGGTCTGTTGCCACCAAAGATAGAGACACAGGACACACAGGCCATGCGCTTCCAGAAGAACCTGAAGAAGATGTCTGATCCTCTGCAGAA GTATATCTACCTGATGGGGATTCAGGAGAGGAATGAGCGTCTCTTTTACCGCGTGTTGATGGAAGATATCGAGGCTCTGATGCCCATCGTCTACACGCCAACTGTTGGCCTCGCGTGCACACAGTATGGACACATCTTCCGTCGGCCAAA AGGTCTGTTTATATCCATTAAGGACCAAGGACACATTCGTTCCATATTGGAAAACTGGCCAGAAACTACTGTAAAG GCTGTAGTTGTGACAGACGGTGAGCGTATCTTGGGTCTAGGAGATCTGGGAGTGTATGGGATGGGTATTCCTGTTGGAAAGCTGTGTCTGTATACTGCCTGTGCTGGAATCCGCCCTGAGAGTTGCCTGCCGGTCTGCATTGATGTGGGCACTGATAATGAG ACGTTACTGAGAGACCCGTTTTACATGGGTCTGTACCAGCGGCGGGACCGCTCTCAACGGTATGATGACCTCATAGATGAGTTTATGGAGGCTGTGGTGGAAAAATATGGACAGGACACACTCATCCAGTTTGAGGACTTCGGGAATCACAACGCCTTTCGCTTCCTGAAGAAATACCGTGAGAAGTACTGCACCTTCAATGATGACATCCAGG GCACTGCATCTGTAGCTCTGGCTGGTTTACTGGCAGCTCAGCGTGTTGTGGGGAAGCCAATAACTGAACATAAAGTTCTGTTTCTGGGAGCTGGAGAg GCAGCTCTTGGAATTGCTAACCTGATTGTCATGGCGATGATGGAGTTGGGGGTGTCTCAAGCAGATGCCAGAAAGAAGATCTGGATGTTTGACAAATACGGTCTGCTAGTAAAG gGCAGAGCTTATGAGACAGACGGTAATCAGGAGGGTTTTGTTCATGCTGATCCAGGGGATGTGAAAAGCTTCTTAGAAGCCGTCAATGTCATTAAACCCACTGCGATTATTG GTGTGTCAGGAGCTGGCCGGCTCTTCACTCACGATGTCATCAAAGCAATGGGCAGCTTAAATGAGCGACCAATAATCTTTGCCCTGAGTAACCCCACTGCCAAAGCAGAGTGTACAGCCGAAGACGCTTACAGCCTCACACAG GGTCGTTGTTTGTTTGCCAGTGGCAGTCCATTTGCACCTGTGTCATTAGAGGATGGCAGAATACTGACCCCTGGACAGGGCAACAATGCTTATATATTCCCAG GTGTTGCTCTGGCTGTGATTCTCAGTGGAGTCCGACACATCAGTGATACGATCTTCCTTGAGGCAGCAAAG ACACTTGCGGATCAGCTAACAGATGAGGAGCTGAGTCAGGGCCGACTCTATCCACCCCTGTCCAACATCAGAGAGGTGTCTTTACAGATGGCTGTCAAG gTGGTGCAGTATGTATATTCAAACGGAATGGCGTTCAGATACCCGGAGCCTCTGGATAAGGAAGCTTACGTCCGATCAATTGTGTGGAACACCCACTACGATTCGTTTGTGCCCGACGTGTACAGCTGGCCCGGTGTATCTTTCAGCCCCATAGTGGACTAG
- the LOC127622997 gene encoding mothers against decapentaplegic homolog 4 isoform X1: MSVSSTPTSNDACLSIVHSLMCHRQGGVSESFAKRAIESLVKKLKEKKDELDSLITAITTNGAHPSKCVTIQRTLDGRLQVAGRKGFPHVIYTRLWRWPDLHKNELKHVKYCQFAFDLKCDNVCVNPYHYERVVSPSIDLSVLTLGGPGPSGEPMIKDEFEGHSAADGGHSIQTIQHAAACSAPPDTFNSPALLPPTDSASSASTSAFTSLAAGPTNAPTSWPRGSSFPPNIPHQNGHLQHHPPLPQTGQYWSVHSELAFQPPISTHSAPDYWCSIPYFEMDIQVGETFKVPSSCPIVTVDGYVDPSGGDHFCLGQLSNVHRIEAIERARLHIGKGVQLECKGEGDVWVRCLSDHAVFVQSYYLDREAGRAPGDAVHKIYPSAYIKVFDLRQCHRQMQQQAATAQAAAAAQAAAVAGNIPGPGSVGGIVPAISLSAAAGVGVDDLQRLCILRMSFVKGWGPDYPRQSIKETPCWIEIHLHWALQLLDEVLHTMAIADPQPLD; encoded by the exons ATGTCTGTGTCCAGCACCCCCACCAGTAATGATGCCTGTCTGAGCATCGTCCACAGCCTCATGTGCCATCGACAGGGTGGAGTGAGCGAGTCTTTCGCTAAGAGAGCCATAGAGAGTTTGGTGAAGAAGCTGAAAGAGAAGAAAGATGAGTTAGACTCTCTGATCACTGCCATCACTACTAATGGAGCTCACCCCAGTAAATGTGTGACTATACAGCGCACGCTAGATGGCAGACTACAG GTGGCTGGTCGTAAAGGATTTCCTCATGTGATATATACACGACTGTGGCGATGGCCAGACCTGCACAAGAACGAACTGAAACACGTGAAATACTGTCAGTTTGCCTTTGACCTCAAATGCGACAATGTGTGTGTGAACCCGTACCACTACGAGAGGGTAGTGTCCCCCAGCATTG ATCTGTCTGTACTGACACTAGGTGGCCCAG gcCCTAGTGGAGAACCGATGATAAAGGATGAATTCGAGGGTCATTCTGCTGCTGATGGAGGTCACAGTATTCAAACCATTCAGCATGCTGCTGCCTGCTCTGCCCCACCTGACACATTTAACAGCCCTGCCCTCTTGCCCCCAACTGACTCTGCAAGCTCTGCCTCCACCTCTGCTTTCACCAGTTTGGCCGCCGGACCAACGA ATGCCCCCACCTCATGGCCAAGAGGAAGCAGTTTCCCTCCCAATATCCCCCATCAGAACGGCCACCTACAGCATCATCCACCACTGCCCCAAACTGGCCAGTACT ggTCAGTGCATAGTGAGCTGGCTTTCCAACCTCCAATTTCCACCCATTCAG CTCCAGATTACTGGTGCTCTATCCCGTACTTTGAGATGGATATTCAGGTAGGCGAGACGTTTAAGGTGCCATCCAGCTGTCCCATCGTAACAGTGGATGGTTATGTGGACCCATCAGGTGGAGATCACTTCTGTCTTGGGCAACTGAGTAACGTTCACCGTATAGAGGCTATAGAGAGAGCCAG GCTTCACATTGGTAAAGGAGTTCAGCTGGAGTGTAAAGGAGAGGGGGACGTGTGGGTGCGCTGTCTCAGTGATCACGCTGTGTTTGTCCAGAGTTATTATCTGGACCGGGAGGCTGGACGAGCTCCGGGAGATGCTGTCCACAAAATTTACCCCAGTGCTTACATCAAG gtgtttgatttacgccagtgTCATCGGCAGATGCAGCAGCAGGCAGCTACGGCTCAAGCTGCAGCAGCTGCGCAGGCGGCTGCAGTGGCGGGAAATATCCCAGGCCCGGGTTCGGTGGGCGGCATTGTTCCCGCTATCA GTTTGTCTGCCGCAGCGGGTGTCGGCGTGGATGACCTGCAGCGTCTCTGCATCTTGCGGATGAGTTTCGTGAAAGGCTGGGGACCGGATTACCCTCGCCAGAGTATCAAAGAGACGCCATGCTGGATCGAGATCCATTTACACTGGGCTTTACAGCTCCTGGATGAGGTTCTGCACACCATGGCTATAGCCGACCCGCAACCTCTGGACTAA
- the LOC127622997 gene encoding mothers against decapentaplegic homolog 4 isoform X2 produces the protein MSVSSTPTSNDACLSIVHSLMCHRQGGVSESFAKRAIESLVKKLKEKKDELDSLITAITTNGAHPSKCVTIQRTLDGRLQVAGRKGFPHVIYTRLWRWPDLHKNELKHVKYCQFAFDLKCDNVCVNPYHYERVVSPSIDLSVLTLGGPDAPTSWPRGSSFPPNIPHQNGHLQHHPPLPQTGQYWSVHSELAFQPPISTHSAPDYWCSIPYFEMDIQVGETFKVPSSCPIVTVDGYVDPSGGDHFCLGQLSNVHRIEAIERARLHIGKGVQLECKGEGDVWVRCLSDHAVFVQSYYLDREAGRAPGDAVHKIYPSAYIKVFDLRQCHRQMQQQAATAQAAAAAQAAAVAGNIPGPGSVGGIVPAISLSAAAGVGVDDLQRLCILRMSFVKGWGPDYPRQSIKETPCWIEIHLHWALQLLDEVLHTMAIADPQPLD, from the exons ATGTCTGTGTCCAGCACCCCCACCAGTAATGATGCCTGTCTGAGCATCGTCCACAGCCTCATGTGCCATCGACAGGGTGGAGTGAGCGAGTCTTTCGCTAAGAGAGCCATAGAGAGTTTGGTGAAGAAGCTGAAAGAGAAGAAAGATGAGTTAGACTCTCTGATCACTGCCATCACTACTAATGGAGCTCACCCCAGTAAATGTGTGACTATACAGCGCACGCTAGATGGCAGACTACAG GTGGCTGGTCGTAAAGGATTTCCTCATGTGATATATACACGACTGTGGCGATGGCCAGACCTGCACAAGAACGAACTGAAACACGTGAAATACTGTCAGTTTGCCTTTGACCTCAAATGCGACAATGTGTGTGTGAACCCGTACCACTACGAGAGGGTAGTGTCCCCCAGCATTG ATCTGTCTGTACTGACACTAGGTGGCCCAG ATGCCCCCACCTCATGGCCAAGAGGAAGCAGTTTCCCTCCCAATATCCCCCATCAGAACGGCCACCTACAGCATCATCCACCACTGCCCCAAACTGGCCAGTACT ggTCAGTGCATAGTGAGCTGGCTTTCCAACCTCCAATTTCCACCCATTCAG CTCCAGATTACTGGTGCTCTATCCCGTACTTTGAGATGGATATTCAGGTAGGCGAGACGTTTAAGGTGCCATCCAGCTGTCCCATCGTAACAGTGGATGGTTATGTGGACCCATCAGGTGGAGATCACTTCTGTCTTGGGCAACTGAGTAACGTTCACCGTATAGAGGCTATAGAGAGAGCCAG GCTTCACATTGGTAAAGGAGTTCAGCTGGAGTGTAAAGGAGAGGGGGACGTGTGGGTGCGCTGTCTCAGTGATCACGCTGTGTTTGTCCAGAGTTATTATCTGGACCGGGAGGCTGGACGAGCTCCGGGAGATGCTGTCCACAAAATTTACCCCAGTGCTTACATCAAG gtgtttgatttacgccagtgTCATCGGCAGATGCAGCAGCAGGCAGCTACGGCTCAAGCTGCAGCAGCTGCGCAGGCGGCTGCAGTGGCGGGAAATATCCCAGGCCCGGGTTCGGTGGGCGGCATTGTTCCCGCTATCA GTTTGTCTGCCGCAGCGGGTGTCGGCGTGGATGACCTGCAGCGTCTCTGCATCTTGCGGATGAGTTTCGTGAAAGGCTGGGGACCGGATTACCCTCGCCAGAGTATCAAAGAGACGCCATGCTGGATCGAGATCCATTTACACTGGGCTTTACAGCTCCTGGATGAGGTTCTGCACACCATGGCTATAGCCGACCCGCAACCTCTGGACTAA